The following are from one region of the Hymenobacter sp. YIM 151858-1 genome:
- a CDS encoding MBL fold metallo-hydrolase RNA specificity domain-containing protein — MDLDIRFLGGAHTVTGSKYLLDFRGPQRRHQLLVDCGLFQGLKELRLRNREPLPLEPADLDAVVLTHAHIDHSGYLPRLHKDGFRGRILCTAATHDMLRILLLDSAKLQEEEAAFANHRGYSKHHPALPLYTTADAERVLELVQSFRYDTPVPVVEGVSVVFRDAGHILGSAIVQMQVQGDEQLKRLVFSGDLGRYDTPLLHDPTPIAAADVLLVESTYGNRDNRVADPEGELARIVNEALGRGGCLVIPAFAVGRTQTLLYHLKRLRKLGRIPRVPVYVDSPMAISISGLYPRHPDDHKLGEGNVFDFDGLRFVQEQSESKNLNSLAGGAIIISASGMCTGGRILHHLAHRLPRPHDTVLLVGYQAEGTRGRSLQEGATAIKLFGELVPVRCHVELLDGFSAHADRTELLRWLGHFGKPPKRTFIVHGEAAGALGLQQALEQERHWPSVTVPNYLQTVELFRGI, encoded by the coding sequence ATGGATTTGGATATTAGGTTTTTGGGCGGAGCTCACACAGTTACCGGCTCCAAGTATCTGCTCGATTTTCGGGGCCCGCAGCGGCGGCACCAGCTGCTCGTCGATTGCGGCCTGTTTCAGGGGCTGAAGGAGCTGCGCCTGCGCAACCGCGAGCCGCTGCCGCTCGAACCCGCCGACCTCGACGCCGTGGTGCTCACCCACGCCCACATCGACCACTCGGGCTACCTGCCGCGGCTGCACAAGGACGGCTTCCGGGGGCGCATTCTGTGCACCGCCGCCACCCACGACATGCTCCGCATTTTGCTGCTCGATTCGGCCAAGCTGCAGGAAGAAGAAGCTGCTTTTGCCAACCACCGCGGCTACTCCAAGCACCACCCTGCCCTGCCGCTCTACACCACCGCCGATGCCGAGCGCGTGCTGGAGTTGGTGCAAAGCTTCCGTTACGATACGCCCGTGCCGGTGGTAGAAGGCGTTTCGGTAGTGTTTCGCGATGCCGGGCACATTCTGGGCTCAGCCATTGTGCAAATGCAGGTGCAGGGCGACGAGCAGCTCAAGCGCCTGGTGTTTTCGGGCGACCTGGGCCGCTACGACACCCCGCTGCTGCACGACCCCACGCCCATTGCCGCGGCCGATGTGCTGCTCGTCGAATCGACCTACGGCAACCGCGACAACCGCGTGGCCGACCCTGAGGGCGAGCTGGCGCGCATCGTCAACGAGGCCCTGGGCCGGGGCGGTTGCCTCGTGATTCCGGCCTTTGCCGTGGGGCGCACCCAAACCCTGCTCTACCACCTCAAGCGCCTGCGCAAGCTGGGCCGCATTCCGCGGGTGCCGGTGTACGTGGATAGCCCCATGGCCATCAGCATTTCGGGCCTGTACCCGCGCCACCCCGACGACCACAAGCTCGGCGAGGGCAACGTGTTCGACTTTGATGGGCTGCGCTTTGTGCAGGAGCAGTCGGAGTCGAAAAACCTGAACAGCCTGGCAGGCGGCGCCATTATTATTTCGGCCAGCGGCATGTGCACGGGCGGCCGCATTTTGCACCACCTCGCGCACCGCCTGCCCCGCCCCCACGATACCGTGCTGCTGGTGGGCTACCAGGCCGAGGGCACCCGCGGCCGCAGCTTGCAGGAGGGCGCCACCGCCATTAAGCTATTCGGCGAGCTGGTGCCGGTGCGTTGCCACGTGGAGTTGCTCGACGGTTTCTCGGCCCACGCCGACCGCACCGAGCTGCTGCGCTGGCTTGGCCACTTCGGCAAACCGCCCAAGCGCACCTTCATCGTGCACGGCGAGGCCGCCGGCGCCCTAGGTTTGCAGCAGGCCCTGGAGCAGGAGCGGCACTGGCCCTCGGTAACGGTGCCCAACTACCTGCAAACCGTGGAGCTGTTTCGGGGCATTTAG
- a CDS encoding LOG family protein, whose product MNDDDANISRLPLNETYSARNQERKFLEGPKSRRSELKFLFEVLRDFVRGLRTLHNVGPCVSVFGSARVKEGSAFYEQARALGAGVSRMGFTVLTGGGPGIMEAANRGAREAGGLSVGLNILLPHEQSSNQYLDKWLTCRYFFVRKVLLIKYSYAFVIMPGGIGTMDEFFEALTLIQNKKIDHFPVVIVGKEYWEPLENLMAEMAANGMISSEDLQLLTYTDSVEEALAHIEEHAIRKFRLAYGRRRPRW is encoded by the coding sequence ATGAACGACGACGACGCCAATATATCACGGCTGCCGCTCAACGAAACGTACTCGGCCCGCAACCAGGAGCGCAAGTTTCTGGAAGGGCCCAAGTCGCGGCGCAGCGAGCTAAAGTTCTTGTTTGAGGTGCTGCGCGATTTTGTGCGCGGCCTGCGCACGCTCCACAACGTGGGCCCGTGCGTTTCGGTGTTCGGCTCGGCGCGCGTGAAGGAGGGTTCGGCGTTCTACGAGCAGGCCCGGGCCCTGGGGGCCGGCGTCAGCCGCATGGGCTTTACGGTGCTTACGGGCGGCGGGCCGGGCATTATGGAAGCCGCCAACCGCGGCGCCCGCGAGGCCGGCGGCCTGTCGGTGGGCCTGAATATTCTGCTGCCGCACGAGCAATCGAGCAACCAATACCTCGATAAGTGGCTGACGTGCCGCTACTTTTTCGTGCGCAAAGTGCTGCTGATCAAGTATTCCTACGCCTTCGTGATTATGCCCGGCGGCATCGGCACCATGGACGAGTTCTTCGAGGCCCTTACGCTGATTCAGAACAAGAAAATCGACCACTTTCCGGTGGTGATTGTGGGCAAAGAGTACTGGGAGCCGCTCGAAAACCTGATGGCCGAAATGGCCGCCAACGGCATGATTTCGTCGGAAGACCTGCAGTTGCTTACCTACACCGACTCGGTGGAGGAGGCCCTGGCGCACATCGAGGAACACGCCATCCGAAAGTTTCGGCTGGCCTACGGCCGCCGGCGCCCTAGGTGGTAG
- a CDS encoding 2-hydroxyacid dehydrogenase has product MRTVVFSTKPYEQPYLEQANAGRHQLIFEPASLSSATAHLAAGAEAVSIFTNDDASAPVLEALRAAGVRHVAVRAAGHDQVALPHARHLGLRVANVPEYSPYSVAEHAVALMLALNRRLRQADYNLRNYDFRLDGLVGFDMNGKTVGIVGCGRIGGVLARILHGFGCRLLGYDPAPNAALTERYGLAYTSLEEVFAQSDIVSIHAPLNEHTRHFIGAGLLQQMKPGAMLINTGRGGVLDTEAAIAALRSGHLGALGLDVYEHEKGLFFFDHSHEPLPADDTFARLLAFKNVLITGHQAFLTREALQNIADTTVEHLNCWARREASPHEL; this is encoded by the coding sequence ATGCGAACGGTTGTATTCAGCACCAAACCTTACGAACAGCCCTACCTGGAGCAGGCCAACGCCGGCCGGCACCAATTGATATTTGAGCCAGCCAGCCTGAGCAGCGCCACCGCCCACCTGGCTGCGGGCGCCGAGGCCGTATCCATTTTCACCAACGACGACGCCTCGGCTCCGGTGCTCGAGGCCCTGCGCGCCGCCGGGGTACGCCATGTGGCCGTGCGCGCCGCCGGCCACGACCAGGTGGCCCTGCCCCACGCGCGCCACCTAGGGCTGCGCGTGGCCAACGTGCCCGAGTACTCGCCCTACTCCGTGGCCGAGCACGCCGTGGCCCTCATGCTGGCCCTGAACCGCCGCCTGCGCCAGGCCGATTACAACCTGCGCAACTACGATTTCCGGCTCGATGGGCTGGTGGGGTTTGATATGAACGGCAAAACCGTGGGCATTGTGGGCTGCGGGCGCATCGGCGGGGTGCTGGCGCGTATTCTGCACGGCTTCGGCTGCCGGCTGCTCGGCTACGATCCGGCCCCGAACGCCGCCCTCACCGAGCGCTACGGCCTGGCGTATACTTCGCTCGAAGAGGTGTTTGCGCAGTCCGACATCGTAAGCATCCATGCCCCGCTCAACGAGCACACCCGCCACTTTATCGGGGCCGGGCTGCTGCAGCAAATGAAGCCCGGCGCCATGCTCATCAACACGGGCCGCGGGGGCGTGCTCGATACCGAAGCTGCCATTGCCGCCCTCCGGAGCGGGCACCTAGGCGCCCTGGGGCTCGATGTGTACGAGCACGAGAAAGGCCTGTTTTTTTTCGATCATTCGCACGAGCCGCTACCCGCCGACGACACGTTTGCGCGCCTGCTGGCCTTCAAAAACGTGCTCATCACCGGCCACCAGGCTTTCCTGACGCGCGAAGCCCTGCAAAACATAGCCGACACCACCGTTGAGCACCTCAATTGCTGGGCCCGCCGGGAGGCTTCGCCGCACGAGTTGTAG
- a CDS encoding PAS domain-containing protein: MQNSETVSDYERLQTAVEAAGVGTWDFNPITGELQWSNRCKELFGLPPTAEVDYPRFLEGLHPDDREPTDKVVQQALDPKGTGSYDVEYRTVGLEDGELRWVRATGRAFFDAARSQAVRFIGTITDITASRQTENNYRFLAENAPLLLLVTNAAGEPTYANNSLLKFTGYTLAQLQESWAGIVHPDDLAMLAERWQRAIDHGIPYQAEYRLRRHDGEYFWYLNNTQPQLDADGQVVQWVNTSTDIDARHRAEQQLGQQQEEMRWVTELMPQMVWVTDPQGYHTYFNQRWIEFTGYNVEQSQGTEMWNNLLHPDDQQRARTVWTHSLTTGAPYEIEYRFKSKEGDYRWFLARALPMRDEQGQITKWFGTCTDINEQKLASERLRWSEERYAMASLATNDAIWDWNLETNALTWNNAIERVFQYQPGEVQETSEWWYNHIHPEDAERIVHGIHEVIDGGGKLWKDSYRYRRADGTYAEVIDRGHIAHNEAGKPVRMIGAMQDVSEQRRAAAELRRREEEFSTLADNVAQLAWMAEANGDIYWYNKRWYEFTGTTLEEMRGWGWEKVHHPDHIERVVAFVRQAWGAGKAWELSFPLRSHEGEYRWFLTRAVPVHNEQGEVVRWLGTNTDVTDMRQMQERLERAYNDLELKITFRTLELEREVQSLKQQLGQA, encoded by the coding sequence ATGCAGAATTCCGAAACCGTTTCCGATTACGAACGCCTGCAAACCGCCGTGGAGGCGGCCGGCGTGGGCACCTGGGACTTTAACCCCATCACGGGCGAGCTGCAATGGTCGAACCGTTGCAAGGAGCTGTTTGGCTTGCCCCCCACGGCCGAGGTTGATTACCCCCGCTTTCTGGAAGGACTGCACCCCGACGACCGGGAGCCCACCGACAAGGTGGTGCAACAGGCCCTCGATCCGAAAGGCACCGGCTCGTACGACGTAGAATACCGTACCGTAGGGCTCGAAGACGGCGAGTTGCGCTGGGTACGCGCTACGGGCCGCGCTTTCTTCGATGCGGCGCGCAGCCAGGCCGTGCGTTTCATTGGCACCATCACCGACATTACGGCCTCCCGGCAAACCGAAAACAACTACCGCTTTCTGGCCGAAAATGCGCCCCTGCTGCTGCTGGTAACCAACGCGGCCGGCGAGCCAACCTACGCCAACAACAGCCTGCTGAAGTTTACCGGCTACACCTTGGCGCAACTGCAGGAAAGCTGGGCCGGCATTGTGCACCCCGACGACCTGGCCATGCTGGCCGAACGCTGGCAGCGTGCCATCGACCACGGCATTCCGTACCAGGCCGAATACCGGCTGCGCCGCCACGACGGCGAGTACTTCTGGTACCTCAACAACACCCAGCCGCAGCTCGATGCCGATGGCCAGGTGGTGCAGTGGGTGAACACCAGCACCGATATCGATGCCCGCCACCGTGCCGAGCAGCAGCTCGGCCAGCAGCAGGAAGAAATGCGCTGGGTAACGGAGCTGATGCCGCAAATGGTATGGGTAACCGATCCGCAGGGCTACCACACGTACTTCAACCAGCGCTGGATTGAGTTTACGGGCTACAACGTGGAGCAAAGCCAGGGCACCGAAATGTGGAACAACCTGCTGCACCCCGACGACCAGCAGCGGGCCCGCACCGTTTGGACGCACTCGCTCACGACCGGCGCGCCCTACGAAATCGAATATCGTTTTAAGTCGAAAGAAGGCGACTACCGCTGGTTTTTGGCCCGGGCGCTGCCCATGCGCGACGAGCAGGGGCAGATTACCAAGTGGTTTGGCACCTGCACCGACATCAACGAGCAAAAGCTGGCCTCGGAGCGGTTGCGCTGGAGCGAAGAGCGGTACGCCATGGCCTCGCTGGCTACCAACGACGCCATTTGGGATTGGAACCTCGAAACCAACGCCTTAACCTGGAATAACGCCATTGAACGCGTGTTTCAGTACCAGCCCGGCGAGGTGCAGGAAACCTCCGAATGGTGGTACAACCACATTCACCCGGAGGATGCCGAGCGCATCGTGCACGGCATTCATGAGGTGATTGACGGGGGCGGCAAATTGTGGAAGGACAGCTACCGCTACCGCCGCGCCGACGGCACCTACGCCGAGGTAATCGACCGGGGCCACATTGCGCACAACGAGGCCGGCAAGCCCGTGCGCATGATTGGCGCCATGCAGGACGTAAGCGAGCAGCGCCGCGCCGCGGCCGAGCTGCGCCGCCGCGAAGAGGAGTTCAGCACCCTGGCCGACAACGTGGCCCAGCTGGCCTGGATGGCCGAGGCCAACGGCGACATCTATTGGTACAACAAGCGCTGGTACGAGTTTACGGGCACCACGCTGGAGGAAATGCGCGGCTGGGGCTGGGAGAAAGTGCACCACCCCGACCACATCGAGCGGGTAGTGGCGTTTGTGCGCCAAGCCTGGGGGGCCGGCAAGGCCTGGGAGCTGTCGTTTCCGCTGCGCAGCCACGAGGGCGAGTACCGCTGGTTTCTGACGCGGGCCGTACCCGTGCACAACGAGCAGGGCGAAGTGGTGCGCTGGCTTGGCACCAACACCGACGTAACCGACATGCGCCAGATGCAGGAGCGCCTGGAGCGCGCCTACAACGACCTGGAGCTGAAAATCACGTTCCGCACGCTGGAGCTGGAGCGCGAAGTACAAAGCCTGAAACAGCAGCTCGGGCAAGCCTAG
- a CDS encoding YihY/virulence factor BrkB family protein produces MELPDRYRKALILRRRRTYRRFIQWLAGFRLRNGVSMYDVVDHMLDELRFDSITKRSSYMAFNFTVAVFPTIIFLFTLIPYIQIPGLSIDILQFLGDIMPKEMYAATRETIEDIVYIPHGGLLSFGFATALVLSSNGIMALLDAFDKKHSIFKRRSYLRKRVIATVLTVVLSLALLVAVAGIFFGTYIIDALVYYEIVPERLTEFLISLLRYGSVVGLFLFVTCMIYYYVPAVQDRWPFLSAGAIIATVLILLVSFMFVLYIKIFDSYNHFYGSIGTLVGFMVWLDFVCMTLILGFEVNVSVDAVTGRGKARRASQAAKASA; encoded by the coding sequence ATGGAGCTTCCCGATCGTTACCGCAAGGCGCTCATTCTGCGGCGCCGCCGCACCTACCGCCGCTTTATTCAGTGGCTGGCCGGGTTCCGGTTGCGCAACGGCGTTTCGATGTACGATGTGGTTGATCATATGCTCGACGAGCTGCGCTTCGACTCCATTACCAAGCGCAGCTCCTACATGGCCTTCAATTTCACGGTGGCCGTGTTTCCTACTATTATCTTCTTGTTCACGCTCATTCCCTACATCCAGATTCCGGGCCTGAGCATTGACATTCTGCAGTTTCTGGGCGACATCATGCCCAAGGAGATGTACGCTGCCACCCGCGAAACCATCGAGGACATCGTGTACATCCCGCACGGCGGCCTGCTGTCGTTTGGTTTTGCCACGGCGCTGGTGCTCAGCTCCAACGGCATCATGGCCCTGCTCGATGCCTTCGATAAAAAGCACAGCATTTTTAAGCGCCGCAGCTACCTGCGCAAGCGGGTAATTGCCACGGTGCTCACGGTGGTGCTGTCGTTGGCCTTGCTGGTGGCCGTGGCCGGCATCTTCTTCGGCACCTACATCATCGATGCCCTGGTGTACTACGAGATTGTGCCCGAGCGCCTCACCGAGTTTCTGATTTCGTTGCTGCGTTACGGCTCGGTGGTGGGGCTGTTCCTGTTCGTTACCTGCATGATTTATTACTACGTGCCGGCCGTGCAGGACCGGTGGCCGTTCCTGTCGGCCGGGGCCATCATCGCCACCGTGCTTATTCTGCTGGTGTCGTTCATGTTCGTGCTCTACATCAAGATCTTCGATAGCTACAACCACTTTTACGGCTCTATCGGTACGCTTGTCGGGTTTATGGTGTGGCTCGACTTCGTGTGCATGACCCTGATTCTGGGTTTTGAGGTGAACGTGAGCGTGGATGCCGTAACGGGTAGGGGCAAGGCCCGCAGGGCCAGCCAGGCAGCCAAAGCCTCGGCCTGA
- a CDS encoding acyl-CoA thioesterase translates to MYQSDVHIRVRYAETDQMGYVYHGNFAAYFEVARTEAFRQLGISYKELEAEGVGMPVGELQIKFRRPARYDDLLRVRMLLRQMPEGSRVLFEYEIYNEANELLTEGSTLMVFVNSTTGRPTAIPAHVLDSIRPYFSV, encoded by the coding sequence ATGTATCAATCCGACGTTCATATCCGCGTCCGCTACGCCGAAACCGACCAAATGGGCTACGTGTACCACGGCAACTTCGCCGCGTACTTCGAGGTAGCCCGCACCGAGGCTTTCCGCCAGCTGGGCATCAGCTACAAGGAGCTGGAAGCCGAAGGCGTGGGCATGCCGGTAGGGGAGCTGCAGATCAAATTCCGGCGCCCGGCCCGCTACGACGACTTGCTGCGCGTGCGCATGTTACTCCGCCAAATGCCCGAAGGCTCGCGCGTGCTGTTCGAATACGAGATATACAACGAAGCCAACGAGCTACTCACCGAGGGCTCCACGCTCATGGTTTTCGTAAACAGCACCACTGGCCGGCCCACAGCCATTCCAGCGCATGTGCTCGATAGCATCAGGCCGTATTTTAGTGTTTAG
- the mltG gene encoding endolytic transglycosylase MltG: MPTPDEYRARATRRRNRFAYPLGIFGILLITFSYYFYQIFYTPNVETKGRPTYVVVKPGQSAKSVLETIDQSGVIVDKLSLHFVARLMKYDRLVKPGRYELKDGYTNRQLINDLRRGIQAPLKLTFQNIRLRRDLARKLSESFASRPQEFDSLLSSNAYARDLGFQDTTALLTMFIPNTYELYYTTPPQKVLKRLKEEYEKFWTPARDAKAKALGLSRAQVSTLASIVEAEQQQHADERPRVAGVYLNRLERGMKLQADPTVVYANGDFGIRRVLNVHLQKDSPYNTYKYAGLPPGPINLPSIASIDAVLNPEEHKYLYFCAKEDFSGYHAFATNERDHILNARRYQAALTRSGIMK, translated from the coding sequence ATGCCAACTCCCGACGAGTACCGCGCCCGAGCCACCCGCCGCCGCAACCGCTTTGCCTATCCGCTGGGCATTTTCGGCATTCTGCTGATTACGTTCTCGTACTACTTCTACCAGATCTTCTACACGCCCAACGTGGAGACGAAAGGCCGCCCCACCTACGTGGTGGTGAAGCCTGGCCAAAGCGCCAAATCAGTGCTCGAAACCATCGACCAAAGCGGCGTTATCGTCGATAAGCTCTCGTTGCACTTTGTGGCCCGCCTCATGAAGTACGACCGACTTGTGAAGCCCGGCCGCTACGAGCTAAAAGACGGCTACACCAACCGCCAGCTCATCAACGACTTGCGCCGCGGTATTCAGGCCCCGCTCAAGCTCACGTTCCAGAACATCCGCCTGCGCCGCGACCTGGCCCGCAAGCTCAGCGAAAGCTTCGCTTCGCGGCCCCAGGAGTTCGACTCGCTCCTCAGCAGCAACGCCTACGCCCGCGACCTAGGGTTTCAGGACACCACGGCGCTGCTCACCATGTTCATCCCGAACACCTACGAGCTGTACTACACCACGCCTCCGCAAAAGGTACTCAAGCGCCTGAAAGAGGAGTACGAGAAGTTTTGGACGCCCGCCCGCGACGCCAAAGCCAAAGCCCTGGGCCTGAGCCGCGCCCAGGTGAGCACCCTGGCCAGCATTGTGGAGGCCGAGCAGCAGCAGCACGCCGATGAGCGCCCCCGCGTGGCGGGCGTGTACCTCAACCGCTTGGAGCGCGGCATGAAGCTGCAAGCCGACCCCACTGTGGTGTACGCCAACGGCGACTTCGGCATTCGGCGCGTGCTCAACGTGCACCTGCAGAAAGACTCGCCCTACAACACCTACAAATACGCCGGCCTGCCGCCCGGCCCCATCAACCTGCCCAGCATTGCCAGCATCGATGCCGTGCTGAACCCCGAGGAGCACAAGTACCTGTACTTCTGCGCCAAGGAGGATTTCAGCGGCTACCACGCTTTTGCCACCAACGAACGCGACCATATCCTGAACGCCCGCCGCTACCAGGCCGCCCTCACGCGCTCCGGCATCATGAAGTAA
- a CDS encoding L-threonylcarbamoyladenylate synthase, translating to MAATLLRIHPDNPPLNKIQQAVQVLRQGGVIIYPTDTIYGLGCDITNQRAVEKLCRIRGLKPDKANLSFICSDLSHISDYANGITTPTYKLLKKALPGPFTFIFEASAKAPKYGGVKRKTVGIRIPDNAIAMALVRELGNPIVSTSIHDDDSIIEYSTDPELIYEKYRPLVDLVIDGGFGNNVASTVVDCTTEDYEVVRQGAGDIEQYL from the coding sequence ATGGCTGCTACCCTGCTGCGTATTCACCCCGACAATCCGCCCCTCAACAAAATTCAGCAAGCTGTACAGGTGCTGCGCCAAGGCGGTGTTATCATTTACCCCACCGATACCATTTACGGGCTTGGCTGCGACATCACCAACCAACGGGCCGTGGAGAAACTGTGCCGCATTCGGGGCCTGAAGCCCGACAAAGCCAACCTTTCGTTTATCTGCTCCGATTTGTCGCACATCAGCGACTACGCCAACGGCATTACCACGCCCACCTACAAGCTGCTGAAAAAAGCGCTGCCCGGGCCGTTTACCTTTATTTTCGAAGCCAGTGCCAAGGCGCCCAAATACGGCGGCGTGAAGCGCAAAACCGTGGGCATCCGCATTCCCGACAATGCCATTGCCATGGCCTTGGTGCGGGAGCTGGGCAACCCCATCGTGTCGACGTCCATTCACGACGACGACAGCATCATCGAGTACAGCACCGACCCCGAGCTGATTTACGAGAAGTACCGCCCGCTGGTGGATTTGGTTATCGACGGCGGCTTCGGCAACAACGTAGCCAGCACCGTAGTCGACTGTACCACCGAGGACTACGAAGTAGTGCGCCAGGGCGCCGGCGACATCGAACAGTATTTGTAG
- a CDS encoding lysophospholipid acyltransferase family protein, giving the protein MNHPKPTRRDFAWYYLPLEWLLLGLSSLPMPVLYLVADFFYVLMRYVLRYRHRVVFGNIRNSFPDKSEAWVRNTAHGFYRHFADTIVEILKMATISHAEFNRRVVVTNPELGDAYFAKGRTIMTLGSHHGNWEWIAPAGAQRWPGKVDGVYKPLSNPFFDYFIFRLRTRLGTGLIPMRETLRDMEANRGKVRSLCMLSDQCPPKSKYAYWTRTLNQDTAFFTGSDRLAVQYNCPVLYASIRKVRRGYCTITLEEIYDGSSELNLAEHPITEAFARRIERDIVERPSEYLWSHRRWKLQKS; this is encoded by the coding sequence ATGAATCACCCGAAGCCCACGCGCCGCGATTTTGCGTGGTATTACCTCCCGCTTGAGTGGCTGCTCCTAGGTCTGTCGAGCTTGCCGATGCCGGTGCTCTACCTGGTGGCCGATTTTTTTTACGTGCTGATGCGCTACGTGCTGCGCTACCGCCACCGCGTGGTGTTCGGCAACATCCGCAACTCGTTCCCGGATAAGTCGGAGGCTTGGGTGCGCAACACCGCCCACGGCTTTTACCGCCACTTTGCCGATACCATCGTCGAGATTCTGAAGATGGCCACCATCAGCCACGCCGAGTTTAACCGGCGCGTGGTGGTAACCAACCCCGAGCTCGGCGACGCCTACTTTGCCAAAGGCCGCACCATCATGACGCTGGGCTCGCACCACGGCAACTGGGAGTGGATAGCCCCAGCCGGCGCCCAGCGCTGGCCGGGCAAGGTGGATGGCGTGTACAAGCCCCTGAGCAACCCGTTTTTCGACTACTTCATTTTCCGGCTGCGCACGCGCCTGGGTACCGGCCTTATTCCGATGCGCGAAACCCTGCGCGACATGGAAGCCAATCGGGGAAAGGTTCGCTCCCTGTGCATGCTCTCCGACCAGTGCCCGCCCAAAAGCAAGTACGCCTACTGGACGCGCACGCTCAACCAGGACACGGCCTTCTTCACCGGCTCCGACCGCCTGGCCGTGCAGTACAACTGCCCGGTGCTGTACGCCAGCATCCGGAAGGTGCGCCGCGGCTACTGCACCATCACCCTGGAGGAAATCTACGACGGCTCCTCGGAGCTGAATTTGGCCGAGCACCCCATCACCGAGGCTTTTGCCCGCCGCATCGAGCGCGACATTGTAGAACGACCCTCGGAGTACCTTTGGTCGCACCGCCGCTGGAAACTTCAGAAGAGTTAA
- a CDS encoding WbqC family protein, translating to MPAVLFELPYCPPAAFFAELLTADSLLLERHENYHKQTYRNRCLVLTAQGVQPLTVPVIDGNRSEKVRIDALEIDYRQNWIHRHWRTLQTAYGGSSYFEYYADYLHDIYVSKPDRLFDLNLALLRLLLRCLRLPLPVEYTTEWHARYPAEPVLDRRDWLSPKQLPDSPSGAGLQRPYRQCFGAEFVPGLSVLDLLFAAGPAAGTYLVPASSPAANLLP from the coding sequence ATGCCAGCCGTATTGTTTGAGCTGCCCTACTGCCCGCCGGCCGCTTTTTTTGCCGAACTACTCACGGCCGATTCGCTGTTGCTGGAGCGGCACGAAAATTACCACAAGCAAACGTACCGCAACCGCTGCCTGGTACTCACGGCCCAAGGCGTGCAGCCGCTTACGGTGCCGGTAATCGATGGCAACCGCTCCGAGAAGGTTCGCATCGACGCGCTCGAAATAGATTACCGCCAGAACTGGATTCACCGCCACTGGCGCACCTTGCAAACGGCGTACGGCGGCAGCTCTTATTTTGAGTACTATGCCGACTATTTGCACGACATCTACGTAAGTAAACCAGACAGGCTCTTTGACCTGAACCTGGCCCTGCTGCGCTTGCTGCTGCGGTGCCTGCGTTTACCCCTCCCTGTTGAGTACACCACCGAGTGGCACGCCCGCTACCCGGCCGAACCTGTGCTCGACCGGCGGGATTGGCTGAGCCCGAAGCAGCTGCCTGACAGCCCGTCAGGCGCGGGGCTGCAGCGGCCTTACCGGCAGTGCTTTGGTGCGGAGTTTGTACCTGGCCTAAGCGTGCTGGATCTGCTGTTTGCAGCGGGTCCGGCGGCCGGCACTTACCTTGTGCCAGCCTCCTCGCCGGCGGCGAACCTTCTGCCCTAA